In Leuconostoc kimchii IMSNU 11154, one genomic interval encodes:
- a CDS encoding MFS transporter, translating into MIKEQTLNPKRWLALIAVALGVFMALIDTTVVNVALPSIQTNLNASYADLQWVISAYTIVFSVLLLIWAKLGDLYGRKLMFIIGLVIFTIGSGLDAVSTSIGMLHIFRAVQAIGGSAMMSLSFAIIGTTFNGKERGIALGILSSIIGLSTASGPLLGGWLVDTFAWQSIFTINLPIGLITVVLALLFISKEQVHHETGGVDYIGMILSTGTIFSLVFGLVQKEMHASWNWSKPEVSGYLIAAVILFVLFIWRQKTAKNPMMDLSMFKSTSFTGAVLVAFFLGAGLYGFFAYLSTFMQNYVGYSAWDTGLRQATISGFSLVLGPIAGMLTNRLRHGYMLAVSAMFIGVGLFTLSALTTDTATFADFWPAFILIGIGNGSINPPMTTAAMSSVEPRQMGMASGMISTFMQVGVSFGVVFQGLRLADGYQTGLTQQLPNVLGAPKAMISAVHDALVTAGPFSGHAIVTSKRIMATPFAKDLEMAVRRAFDSGFKDIMHLDGMLLIIGGIVALLLVKTGVQGQKK; encoded by the coding sequence ATGATAAAAGAACAAACATTAAATCCGAAACGCTGGTTAGCATTGATTGCTGTTGCTTTAGGTGTTTTTATGGCATTGATTGACACAACAGTGGTTAATGTGGCACTTCCCAGCATTCAAACGAATTTGAATGCCTCGTACGCTGATCTGCAATGGGTTATTTCAGCCTATACGATTGTTTTTTCAGTACTATTATTGATATGGGCAAAATTAGGTGACTTATATGGTCGTAAATTGATGTTTATTATCGGTCTGGTTATATTTACAATTGGATCTGGTTTGGATGCTGTATCAACATCTATCGGCATGTTACATATTTTCAGGGCTGTTCAAGCCATTGGTGGCTCTGCTATGATGTCGTTATCTTTTGCCATTATTGGCACGACATTCAATGGCAAAGAGCGAGGCATCGCTTTGGGTATATTAAGCTCCATTATAGGACTTTCTACTGCTTCGGGACCATTACTCGGGGGTTGGTTAGTCGACACGTTCGCATGGCAATCAATATTTACAATTAACTTGCCCATTGGTTTAATAACAGTGGTTTTGGCCTTGCTCTTTATTTCAAAAGAACAGGTTCACCATGAAACCGGCGGTGTTGATTATATTGGCATGATATTGTCAACTGGCACAATCTTTTCTTTGGTCTTTGGTTTAGTTCAAAAAGAAATGCATGCGAGTTGGAACTGGAGTAAGCCAGAAGTTTCAGGCTACTTAATTGCAGCAGTCATTTTATTTGTTTTATTTATTTGGCGACAAAAAACGGCAAAAAATCCAATGATGGATTTAAGCATGTTTAAGTCTACTAGTTTTACAGGTGCTGTGTTGGTAGCATTCTTCTTAGGTGCCGGTTTATATGGTTTCTTTGCCTATCTATCAACATTTATGCAAAATTATGTTGGGTATTCTGCGTGGGATACTGGTTTGAGACAAGCAACAATTTCAGGATTTTCCTTGGTATTAGGACCAATTGCTGGTATGCTGACTAATCGGTTGCGTCATGGTTACATGTTGGCAGTATCAGCAATGTTTATTGGTGTTGGATTATTTACTTTAAGTGCATTAACGACTGATACTGCAACATTTGCCGATTTTTGGCCAGCTTTTATTTTGATTGGTATTGGTAATGGATCCATTAATCCGCCGATGACAACAGCTGCTATGTCATCAGTTGAACCACGACAAATGGGAATGGCCTCGGGTATGATTTCAACATTTATGCAAGTGGGTGTCAGTTTTGGTGTTGTTTTCCAAGGCTTGCGTCTAGCTGATGGTTATCAAACTGGCTTAACACAACAGTTGCCCAATGTTCTTGGTGCTCCAAAGGCGATGATATCAGCTGTGCACGACGCATTGGTCACGGCAGGGCCATTTTCTGGTCATGCCATTGTGACAAGCAAACGTATCATGGCAACACCATTTGCTAAAGATTTAGAAATGGCTGTTCGTCGGGCATTTGATAGTGGTTTTAAGGACATTATGCATTTGGATGGTATGTTATTAATTATTGGTGGTATTGTAGCGCTTCTTTTGGTCAAAACAGGTGTTCAAGGTCAGAAAAAATAA
- a CDS encoding PTS system mannose/fructose/sorbose family transporter subunit IID, whose amino-acid sequence MAEKIELTRNDRLSVAWRSQFLQGSWNYERMQNVGWAYALIPAIKKLYKTKEDRSAALKRHLEFFNTHPYVASPIIGVTLALEEERANGAPIDDTAIQGVKIGMMGPLAGIGDPVFWFTVRPILGALGASLAASGNILGPILFFVLWNVIRMSFIWYTQEFGYKAGSAITQDLSGGLLKDITKGASILGMFILAVLVERWVSIKFAVELPAKQLAKGAYINFPNGNVTGGKLQQILGDQASGLSLTKMAPNTLQANLDSLIPGLMGLLLTFFAMWLLKKKVSPIVMIVGIFIFGILMRVLHIM is encoded by the coding sequence ATGGCTGAAAAAATTGAATTAACTCGTAATGATCGTTTATCTGTTGCATGGCGCTCACAATTTTTACAAGGTTCATGGAACTATGAACGTATGCAAAACGTTGGTTGGGCATATGCACTTATCCCAGCAATTAAGAAACTTTATAAGACCAAAGAAGATCGTTCAGCAGCACTGAAACGACACTTGGAATTCTTTAATACACATCCTTATGTTGCTTCACCAATTATTGGTGTAACATTGGCTTTGGAAGAAGAACGTGCCAATGGTGCGCCGATTGATGACACAGCTATTCAAGGTGTTAAAATCGGTATGATGGGTCCTTTGGCTGGTATTGGTGATCCAGTGTTCTGGTTCACGGTACGTCCAATCTTAGGTGCCCTAGGTGCCTCATTGGCAGCTTCTGGTAACATACTTGGTCCTATCTTGTTCTTCGTGTTATGGAACGTTATTCGTATGTCGTTTATCTGGTATACACAAGAATTTGGTTACAAGGCTGGTTCTGCGATTACACAAGATTTGTCAGGTGGCTTGTTGAAAGACATTACAAAGGGTGCTTCAATCCTTGGTATGTTTATACTAGCTGTTCTGGTGGAGCGTTGGGTATCCATTAAGTTTGCAGTTGAATTGCCGGCTAAGCAATTAGCTAAGGGTGCTTATATTAATTTTCCTAATGGTAATGTGACAGGTGGTAAGCTACAACAAATTTTAGGTGATCAAGCATCTGGTTTGTCACTAACAAAAATGGCGCCTAATACTTTGCAAGCTAACTTAGATAGTTTGATTCCAGGATTAATGGGTCTACTCTTAACATTCTTTGCAATGTGGTTACTCAAAAAGAAGGTTTCACCAATTGTTATGATCGTTGGTATCTTTATTTTCGGTATCTTGATGCGCGTCTTGCATATTATGTAA
- the groL gene encoding chaperonin GroEL (60 kDa chaperone family; promotes refolding of misfolded polypeptides especially under stressful conditions; forms two stacked rings of heptamers to form a barrel-shaped 14mer; ends can be capped by GroES; misfolded proteins enter the barrel where they are refolded when GroES binds) → MAKELKFSEDARAKMKAGVDKLADTVKTTIGPKGRNVVLEQSYGAPTITNDGVTIAKAIELEDHFENMGAKLVAEVASKTNDIAGDGTTTATVLTQAIVAEGLKNVTAGANPVGIRTGIEKATAAAVKKLHEMSHTVSTKAEIAQIASISAANEEVGELIAEAMDKVGNDGVITIEESKGIETTLDVVEGMQFDRGYMSQYMVTDNDKMEANLDNPYVLITDKKIGNIQDVLPVLQSVVEQGRALLIIADDITGEALPTLVLNKMRGTFNVVAVKAPGFGDRRKAQLEDIAILTGGTVITEDLGLNLKDVTIDQLGQASKINVTKDNTTIVEGSGDKDAVATRVATIKQQIAETTSDFDREKLQERLAKLAGGVAVINVGAATETELKERKYRIEDALNATRAAVEEGFVSGGGTALVNAISAVAALSETGDVQTGINTVIKALEEPVRQIVENAGLEGSVIVNKLKEQKEGFGYNAATDEWVDMIAAGIVDPTKVTRSALQNAASVSALLLTTEAVVAEVPKDDAPVAMPQGGMPGMM, encoded by the coding sequence ATGGCTAAAGAATTAAAGTTTTCAGAAGATGCACGTGCTAAGATGAAGGCTGGCGTTGATAAGTTAGCTGATACAGTTAAAACAACAATTGGACCAAAGGGACGTAATGTTGTTTTGGAGCAATCATATGGTGCACCAACAATCACAAATGATGGTGTAACCATTGCTAAGGCAATTGAATTAGAAGATCATTTTGAAAATATGGGTGCTAAGTTAGTGGCAGAAGTGGCTTCAAAGACAAATGATATTGCAGGGGATGGGACGACAACAGCAACCGTATTGACGCAAGCTATTGTTGCTGAAGGTTTAAAAAACGTGACAGCTGGTGCTAACCCAGTGGGCATTCGTACTGGAATTGAAAAAGCAACAGCGGCAGCTGTTAAAAAGTTGCATGAAATGTCGCACACTGTCAGCACAAAGGCAGAAATTGCCCAAATTGCTTCAATTTCTGCGGCTAATGAAGAAGTCGGCGAATTAATTGCTGAGGCGATGGATAAAGTTGGTAACGACGGTGTTATCACAATTGAAGAATCAAAGGGTATTGAAACAACTTTAGATGTTGTAGAAGGTATGCAGTTTGATCGTGGTTACATGTCACAATACATGGTAACTGATAATGACAAAATGGAAGCTAACTTGGACAACCCTTATGTTTTGATTACTGACAAGAAAATTGGTAATATACAAGATGTTTTGCCTGTATTGCAAAGTGTTGTTGAACAAGGCCGTGCTTTGTTAATCATAGCTGATGATATTACAGGGGAAGCCTTGCCAACATTAGTTTTGAATAAGATGCGTGGTACATTTAATGTCGTTGCTGTTAAGGCACCTGGATTCGGTGATCGTCGTAAGGCACAATTAGAAGATATTGCTATTTTGACAGGCGGTACAGTTATCACGGAAGACCTTGGTTTGAATTTGAAGGATGTGACAATTGACCAACTTGGTCAAGCAAGTAAGATTAATGTCACAAAGGATAACACCACAATTGTAGAAGGTTCTGGTGATAAGGATGCCGTAGCAACACGTGTGGCTACGATCAAGCAACAAATTGCTGAAACCACTTCTGACTTTGATCGTGAAAAGTTGCAAGAACGTTTAGCTAAGTTGGCCGGTGGTGTCGCAGTGATTAACGTTGGTGCAGCTACTGAAACAGAATTGAAGGAACGCAAGTATCGTATTGAAGATGCTCTAAATGCGACACGTGCCGCTGTTGAAGAAGGATTCGTTTCAGGTGGTGGTACAGCCTTAGTGAACGCGATTTCTGCTGTTGCTGCCTTGTCAGAGACGGGTGACGTTCAGACAGGTATTAACACGGTTATTAAAGCATTAGAAGAACCTGTGCGCCAAATCGTTGAGAACGCTGGCTTGGAAGGTTCAGTGATTGTTAACAAATTGAAGGAACAAAAAGAAGGATTTGGATACAACGCTGCTACTGATGAGTGGGTAGACATGATTGCAGCTGGAATTGTCGATCCAACCAAGGTAACACGTTCGGCTTTGCAAAATGCGGCTTCAGTATCTGCATTATTGTTAACAACAGAAGCTGTTGTTGCTGAAGTACCAAAGGATGATGCACCTGTGGCTATGCCACAAGGTGGTATGCCTGGTATGATGTAA
- a CDS encoding YitT family protein translates to MKLLKKFQILRYLTIVVALEIVAISINFFYAPAKVAAGGATGFAILMNELFGFDRAIIVLVINLLMIILAAVFLDRGTTARITFGSLILPVLLKITPSFQVLSDRTFAVLVGGTIFAIGVAMLYRVDASSGGTAVPPMILKKYFRIAPALSLLVIDTIVSIGNLMIDGLEALILALFSLMITAAVMNFIETGLDRRKMVYITSNERITNIKQYLTKNNTSFTAMDVRGGYTGDNREMLMVILDNQDYNRLIRGVHIVDPTAFVIAYDISEAHGGTFI, encoded by the coding sequence ATGAAATTATTAAAGAAATTTCAGATTCTACGTTATTTAACGATTGTAGTTGCCTTAGAAATAGTCGCTATTAGTATTAATTTTTTCTATGCACCTGCTAAAGTTGCTGCTGGCGGTGCCACTGGTTTCGCAATTTTGATGAATGAACTGTTTGGTTTTGACAGAGCGATTATAGTTTTAGTCATCAATTTATTAATGATTATTCTTGCAGCTGTATTTTTAGACCGTGGGACAACTGCTCGCATCACTTTTGGTAGCTTAATATTACCGGTATTGTTAAAGATTACACCTAGCTTTCAGGTTTTATCAGATCGTACTTTTGCAGTCTTGGTCGGTGGGACCATTTTTGCTATTGGCGTCGCCATGTTATACCGCGTTGACGCTTCGAGTGGTGGTACTGCTGTGCCACCGATGATTTTGAAAAAATATTTTCGTATTGCGCCCGCATTATCTTTACTTGTTATTGATACAATCGTGTCAATTGGTAACTTAATGATCGATGGTTTGGAGGCGTTAATATTAGCGCTATTTTCGTTAATGATTACGGCTGCTGTAATGAATTTTATTGAGACAGGGCTTGATCGTCGCAAGATGGTTTACATCACAAGCAATGAACGTATTACAAACATTAAACAATATCTAACCAAAAATAATACCAGTTTCACAGCTATGGATGTGCGTGGCGGGTATACGGGTGATAATCGTGAAATGCTAATGGTTATACTGGACAACCAAGATTATAATCGTTTGATTCGTGGCGTTCATATTGTTGATCCGACAGCCTTTGTCATAGCATATGATATTAGCGAAGCTCATGGTGGTACGTTTATATAA
- a CDS encoding DUF956 family protein codes for MVQSLNSSVALTTQGISFLGIGAQYGKFLLGDKAFEFFNDNNVDDFIQIPWQSMTAVYADVSAKKIGRRFRIETDKGSFNFSSSETGRLLKVTREHIGDDKVLKNPTLLKRIKGVFKKKDKKGAR; via the coding sequence ATGGTACAATCACTTAATAGCAGCGTGGCCTTGACAACACAAGGCATATCTTTTTTAGGCATTGGCGCGCAGTACGGTAAATTTTTACTGGGCGATAAGGCATTTGAATTTTTTAATGATAATAATGTTGACGACTTTATTCAAATCCCTTGGCAAAGTATGACTGCAGTCTACGCTGACGTGTCTGCAAAAAAAATTGGCCGCCGGTTTCGCATCGAAACAGATAAAGGGAGTTTTAATTTTTCTTCCTCGGAAACTGGACGTCTGTTAAAAGTAACGCGTGAACATATTGGTGATGATAAAGTATTAAAAAATCCAACATTGCTAAAACGTATTAAGGGTGTGTTTAAAAAGAAAGATAAGAAAGGCGCGCGATGA
- a CDS encoding type I phosphomannose isomerase catalytic subunit yields the protein MTVLVLQPELHDKIWGGTRLSQFNYDLTSDHVGEAWVVAAHKNGVSTITNGQYQGQTLTQLWHDHPELFGGHDEEQSFPLLVKILDAHENLSIQVHPNDKQSSENFGKTESWYILEATPDAKLYYGHHAQTKAELVNQVEKKAWDDLLRTIPVKKGDFFYVPAGTFHALGAGVLALEIQQSSDTTYRFYDFDRRDAKTHKKRPLQIDEALSVTKVPHVDPILNQRTRIQGSTIITRLLTSPKFTIDKLSVRGESRFNQHHPYELFNVISGNMTLTDDMSVYSLKKGDSLIMLKDEGNYTLKGQGEVMVSFVTPASYSHQELAYLDN from the coding sequence ATGACAGTTTTAGTTTTACAACCAGAACTCCATGACAAAATATGGGGTGGCACGCGTCTTAGTCAATTTAATTATGATTTGACTTCGGATCATGTTGGTGAGGCTTGGGTTGTTGCAGCGCATAAAAACGGTGTGTCGACAATTACAAATGGGCAATATCAAGGTCAAACGTTAACACAGTTGTGGCATGATCATCCGGAATTATTCGGTGGACATGATGAAGAACAATCGTTCCCATTATTAGTCAAAATACTTGATGCTCACGAAAACCTATCGATTCAAGTACATCCAAATGATAAACAGTCATCTGAAAACTTCGGTAAGACTGAGAGTTGGTATATTTTGGAAGCAACCCCAGATGCTAAATTATACTATGGGCACCATGCGCAGACCAAAGCAGAATTAGTGAACCAAGTTGAAAAAAAGGCTTGGGATGATTTATTACGAACCATTCCTGTCAAAAAAGGTGATTTTTTCTATGTACCCGCGGGGACATTTCATGCACTTGGTGCTGGTGTGTTAGCTTTAGAAATTCAACAAAGTTCGGATACAACTTACCGTTTCTATGATTTTGATCGACGTGATGCGAAAACACATAAAAAACGACCATTACAAATTGACGAAGCTCTTTCAGTAACAAAAGTACCACATGTTGACCCTATTTTAAATCAACGGACACGCATCCAAGGATCGACAATCATTACACGATTGCTAACCTCACCAAAGTTTACGATTGATAAATTATCTGTACGTGGGGAAAGTCGATTCAATCAGCATCACCCTTATGAATTATTTAATGTTATTTCCGGCAATATGACATTGACAGATGATATGTCAGTTTATAGCCTGAAAAAAGGTGACAGCTTAATTATGCTAAAAGATGAGGGCAATTATACATTAAAGGGTCAGGGAGAGGTAATGGTGAGTTTTGTGACCCCTGCAAGTTATAGTCATCAAGAGCTCGCTTATCTCGATAATTAA
- a CDS encoding PTS mannose/fructose/sorbose transporter subunit IIC, with the protein MSIISIVLVVIIAFFAGMEGILDEFQIHQPLVSATLIGLVTGHLTAGIMLGGSLQMIALGWANIGAAVAPDIALASVASSIIMVKGNNFTPAGISVAVASAIPLAVAGLFLTMIVRTVAVGLTHGADAAAKEGNYRAVERLHLVGILLQGLRIAIPTALLIAIPAAAVQSALGAMPDWLTGGMTIGGGMVVAVGYAMVINMMATREVWPFFAIGFALAAVSQLTLIALGAIGVALALIYLNLSKMGGNGGGGSNGGGSGDPVGEILDQY; encoded by the coding sequence ATGTCTATTATATCAATAGTTTTAGTCGTAATCATTGCCTTCTTTGCAGGTATGGAAGGGATTTTGGATGAATTCCAAATTCATCAACCACTTGTGTCGGCAACGTTAATTGGACTAGTGACTGGCCATCTTACAGCAGGAATCATGTTGGGTGGTTCATTACAGATGATCGCGCTAGGATGGGCCAACATTGGTGCTGCTGTAGCACCAGATATTGCGCTGGCATCAGTTGCCTCATCAATTATCATGGTCAAGGGGAACAACTTTACGCCCGCTGGTATTTCAGTAGCCGTGGCGTCAGCGATCCCTTTGGCGGTTGCTGGTTTGTTCTTGACAATGATCGTTCGTACTGTTGCCGTTGGATTAACTCACGGCGCTGATGCGGCCGCAAAAGAAGGTAATTATCGCGCCGTTGAGCGGTTGCATTTGGTTGGTATCTTACTTCAAGGTTTGCGTATTGCAATTCCAACAGCGTTATTAATCGCAATTCCTGCTGCCGCAGTGCAGAGTGCTTTAGGTGCAATGCCTGATTGGCTAACTGGTGGTATGACCATTGGTGGTGGTATGGTTGTTGCGGTTGGATACGCGATGGTTATCAACATGATGGCAACACGTGAAGTTTGGCCATTCTTTGCTATTGGTTTTGCGTTAGCTGCTGTTAGTCAATTGACATTAATTGCACTTGGTGCCATTGGTGTCGCACTGGCTTTGATTTACCTCAACCTGTCAAAGATGGGTGGTAACGGTGGCGGTGGTTCAAATGGCGGTGGCTCGGGTGACCCAGTCGGCGAAATTTTGGACCAGTACTAG
- the groES gene encoding co-chaperone GroES, translated as MLKPLGDRVIIEVTEAAEQTVGGIVLANNAKDKPVTGKIVAAGAGYVLNDGKIRDLTVKVGDEVLFDKYAGQEVSFEGTDYLALHEKDIVAVVE; from the coding sequence ATGTTGAAGCCATTAGGTGATCGCGTGATTATTGAAGTAACAGAAGCTGCAGAACAAACAGTTGGTGGCATTGTGTTGGCAAATAATGCTAAGGATAAGCCAGTCACTGGAAAAATCGTTGCTGCCGGTGCAGGTTATGTTTTGAATGATGGTAAGATTCGTGATTTGACAGTTAAAGTCGGCGATGAAGTTTTGTTTGATAAGTATGCCGGTCAAGAAGTATCATTTGAGGGTACTGATTATCTTGCACTTCATGAAAAAGATATTGTCGCAGTTGTCGAATAA
- a CDS encoding C1 family peptidase, whose amino-acid sequence MSLEITQHQIAEFKKSAQSLTTDIARRATTKNGIHNASFNQSVANSNTPIFSIDLNTGKVANQKQSGRCWMFAALNTMRHDITSLFHLSDEFQLSQSYTFFWDKFEKANYFYQNVLDTAKEPLDSRKVSFLMTTPQQDGGQWDMIVALIEKYGVVPQSVYPESAASSASREFNTTFNTLLRHDAVSLRELVAQHATEEMINARREEMLAHVYRVLSITFGEPPVNFDFEYRDTDNQFKVDRGLTPQSYFDKFVGWQLSDYVSIINAPTADKPFNATYNVDMLGNVVGGREVKHLNVTIEKMKALAIAQLKDGKSVWFGVDMGPQVDRTDGIMAAGIFATDDLFQVDTTMTKAQRLDYGESLMTHAMVLTGVDLDETGKPTKWQVENSWGEKAGKKGYFTMSDDWMSEYAYQIVVNKSYLSGELVDIYNNTTPKLLAPWDPMGALA is encoded by the coding sequence ATGTCTTTAGAAATTACACAACATCAAATAGCTGAGTTCAAAAAATCAGCACAATCTCTAACAACTGATATTGCACGTCGTGCTACAACAAAAAACGGCATACATAATGCCAGTTTTAATCAATCAGTGGCCAATAGCAACACCCCAATTTTTTCAATTGACCTCAATACTGGCAAAGTAGCCAACCAAAAACAATCCGGTCGTTGCTGGATGTTTGCTGCACTTAACACCATGCGGCATGATATCACCTCACTATTTCACCTTAGTGACGAATTTCAACTTTCGCAAAGCTACACCTTTTTTTGGGACAAATTTGAAAAAGCAAATTATTTTTATCAAAATGTCTTAGATACTGCTAAAGAACCACTCGACTCACGCAAAGTCTCTTTTTTGATGACAACACCTCAGCAAGATGGTGGTCAATGGGATATGATTGTTGCCCTCATCGAAAAATACGGTGTCGTACCGCAATCAGTCTATCCTGAATCAGCCGCTTCATCAGCCTCACGCGAATTTAATACAACATTTAATACACTATTACGTCATGATGCTGTCAGTTTACGAGAATTAGTCGCCCAACACGCCACTGAAGAAATGATCAATGCTAGACGTGAAGAGATGTTAGCACATGTTTATCGTGTCCTATCCATTACTTTTGGTGAACCACCTGTTAATTTTGACTTTGAATATCGCGACACGGATAATCAATTTAAAGTTGATCGCGGATTAACGCCACAAAGTTACTTTGACAAATTTGTTGGTTGGCAATTGTCAGATTATGTGTCTATTATCAATGCCCCAACTGCTGATAAACCTTTCAATGCCACTTACAACGTTGATATGTTAGGAAACGTTGTCGGTGGCCGGGAGGTCAAACATTTAAATGTCACAATTGAGAAAATGAAGGCATTGGCAATTGCGCAACTAAAAGATGGCAAGTCAGTTTGGTTCGGTGTCGATATGGGGCCACAAGTTGACCGCACCGACGGTATCATGGCTGCCGGTATATTTGCCACTGATGACTTATTTCAAGTAGACACGACAATGACCAAAGCACAACGTCTAGATTACGGAGAGAGTCTAATGACACATGCAATGGTTTTAACCGGTGTTGATTTGGATGAAACCGGGAAACCAACAAAATGGCAAGTTGAAAATTCATGGGGTGAAAAAGCAGGTAAAAAAGGCTATTTCACAATGTCTGATGATTGGATGAGTGAATATGCTTATCAAATCGTTGTTAATAAATCATATTTAAGTGGTGAATTAGTCGATATCTACAACAACACAACCCCTAAACTATTAGCACCATGGGATCCAATGGGTGCTTTAGCATAA
- a CDS encoding mannose/fructose/sorbose PTS transporter subunit IIA — protein MVNLIVASHGDFAKGILMSGSMIFGEQENVEVVTFQPTEGPDDLDKHYQEALAKFDNDDDTLFLVDLWGGSPFNRASLLQKQNPEHMAIVAGLNLPMLIEAYGGRLGKDKAADLAKYLVPVAKDGVKSVPETEEVVPAQAENKKAPASFKAGHINIKLVRLDTRLLHGQVATAWTPDSKANRIIVVSDAVAGDELRKSLIKQAAPSNVRANVVPISKMVEVANDDRFGGVDAFLLFETVEDVLRAVEGGVPIKSLNVGSMAHSEGKTMVNKVLSMDKTDVAAFEKLRDLGVTFDVRKVPSDGSANLFDLIKKANVK, from the coding sequence ATGGTTAATCTTATTGTTGCAAGTCATGGCGACTTTGCAAAAGGCATTTTAATGTCAGGTTCGATGATTTTTGGAGAGCAGGAAAATGTTGAAGTTGTTACTTTTCAACCGACTGAAGGTCCAGATGACTTAGACAAACATTATCAAGAAGCATTAGCTAAGTTTGATAATGATGATGACACCTTGTTCTTGGTTGATTTGTGGGGTGGCTCACCGTTTAATCGTGCGAGTTTACTACAAAAGCAAAACCCTGAACATATGGCCATTGTTGCAGGATTGAACTTACCAATGCTAATTGAAGCATATGGTGGTCGATTAGGTAAGGATAAGGCAGCTGACTTGGCTAAGTACTTAGTACCGGTAGCCAAAGATGGTGTGAAATCTGTGCCAGAAACGGAAGAAGTAGTTCCTGCTCAGGCAGAAAATAAGAAAGCACCTGCTAGCTTTAAAGCTGGGCATATCAATATTAAATTGGTGCGCCTAGATACGCGTTTATTGCATGGGCAAGTGGCAACAGCTTGGACGCCGGACTCGAAAGCAAATCGTATTATTGTCGTTTCTGATGCAGTTGCGGGGGATGAATTACGAAAGAGTCTAATCAAACAAGCAGCACCTAGTAATGTTCGTGCCAACGTTGTACCTATTAGCAAAATGGTAGAGGTTGCTAATGATGATCGTTTTGGTGGTGTTGATGCTTTTCTGTTGTTTGAGACAGTTGAAGATGTCTTGCGCGCTGTAGAAGGCGGTGTACCAATTAAGTCTTTGAATGTTGGATCTATGGCACATTCAGAGGGTAAGACAATGGTCAACAAGGTTTTGTCAATGGATAAAACAGATGTTGCTGCATTTGAGAAGCTACGTGATTTGGGCGTTACTTTTGATGTTCGAAAAGTCCCAAGTGATGGTAGTGCTAATTTGTTTGATTTAATTAAAAAAGCTAACGTTAAATAA
- a CDS encoding PadR family transcriptional regulator, translated as MYELYILGQLLFTDRSAYKLRFVLENVLGDNRKVSFGVLYPLLEKMEAAGTIVMTDDLDFRGKKKLRVTQVGRDRFYTLMREPVKKNAHMNDVYLFKLSSLSLVDRTLAQEIIDAFRIEKQTQHDKHSEHVVQLKAYHSDAPFLKSAMQTNQLQIDLADTYLTYLDKIESELQS; from the coding sequence ATGTATGAATTATATATATTAGGACAATTATTGTTTACCGATCGTTCGGCTTATAAGTTGCGTTTTGTGCTTGAAAATGTTTTGGGAGATAATCGTAAAGTCAGTTTTGGTGTGCTGTACCCCTTATTAGAAAAAATGGAGGCAGCTGGGACCATTGTAATGACAGACGACTTAGATTTTCGTGGTAAAAAGAAACTTCGTGTAACGCAAGTTGGTCGAGATAGATTTTATACATTAATGCGTGAACCGGTCAAAAAAAATGCGCACATGAATGATGTTTACTTGTTTAAATTATCTAGCTTGTCTTTAGTGGATCGGACATTGGCCCAGGAAATTATCGATGCTTTTCGGATTGAAAAGCAAACACAACATGATAAACATAGTGAACACGTTGTTCAACTAAAAGCATATCATTCAGATGCACCGTTTTTAAAATCTGCCATGCAGACGAATCAGTTACAAATAGATTTGGCGGATACTTATTTGACGTATTTAGATAAAATTGAAAGTGAGTTACAGTCATGA